The genomic DNA CCGAAGCGCCGCTCCATGAACCGGATGATCGAGGTGTGGTCGAAGGTCTCCGAGCAGGTGAAGCCGCCCTTGCTCCACGGCGAGACCACGATCATCGGCACCCGCTGCCCGAGCCCGTACGCACCGGCCGCGTAACTCGCGTTACCCGCGAACCAGTCCGCGCCGGTGGCGACTGTCGACAGGCCCTGGTTCGCGGAGGACGGCGGGAACGGCGGCACGACGTGGTCGAAGAAGCCGTCGTTCTCGTCGTAGGTGATGAACAGCGCGGTCTTCGCCCACACGTCCGGGTTGGAGGTGAGGGCGTCCAGCACCTGCGACACGTACCAGGCGCCGTAGTTGGCGGGCCAGTTCGGGTGCTCGGTGAACGCCTCGGGCGCGGCGATCCAGGAGATCTTCGGCAGCGTGCCGGCCTGCACGTCGCGCCGCAGGACGTCGAACAGGCCCTCGCCCGCCTTCGCATTGGTGCCGGTGCGGGCCTTCTCGTACAGCGGGCTGCCGGGCTGGGCGTTGCGGTAGGTGTTGAAGTAGAGCAGCGAGTTGTCGCCGTAGTTGCCGCGGTAGGCGTCGTTGATCCAGCCCCAGGAGCCGGCCGCGTTCAGGCCGTCGCCGATGTCCTGGTAGATCTTCCACGACACCCCGGCCTGCTCCAGCCGCTCGGGGTAGGTCATCCAGCCGTAGCCGGCCTCCTGGTTGCCCAGGACCGGGCCGCCGCCCACCCCGTCGTTGCCGGTGTAGCCCGTCCACATGTAGTAGCGGTTCGGGTCGGTCGAGCCGATGAACGAGCAGTGGTAGGCGTCGCAGATGGTGAAGGCGTCCGCCAGCGCGTAGTGGAACGGGATGTCCTGGCGCGTCAGGTACGCCATGGTGGTGGCGGTCTTGGCGGGCACCCACTGGTCGTACTTGCCGTTGTTGAACGCCCTGTGGCCGCCCGCCCAGTCGTGGTTCAGGTCCTGGACGAACTGCAGGCCCAGGTCGTCGACCTGCGGCCGGAACGGCAGGATCTCCTTGCTGCCGCTGTCCTTCTGGTACCAGACCGGCTTGCCGCTGGGCTGCGTCACCGGGCGGGGGTCGCCGAAGCCGCGGACGCCCTTCATCGCGCCGAAGTAGTGGTCGAAGGACCGGTTCTCCTGCATCAGCACGACGATGTGCTCGACGTCCTGGATCGTGCCGGTGACCCCGGCCGGGGCGATCGCCTGGGCCCGCGCGATGCTCTGC from Kitasatospora terrestris includes the following:
- a CDS encoding phosphocholine-specific phospholipase C, whose protein sequence is MADLNRRRFFQLAGATVAFSALSQSIARAQAIAPAGVTGTIQDVEHIVVLMQENRSFDHYFGAMKGVRGFGDPRPVTQPSGKPVWYQKDSGSKEILPFRPQVDDLGLQFVQDLNHDWAGGHRAFNNGKYDQWVPAKTATTMAYLTRQDIPFHYALADAFTICDAYHCSFIGSTDPNRYYMWTGYTGNDGVGGGPVLGNQEAGYGWMTYPERLEQAGVSWKIYQDIGDGLNAAGSWGWINDAYRGNYGDNSLLYFNTYRNAQPGSPLYEKARTGTNAKAGEGLFDVLRRDVQAGTLPKISWIAAPEAFTEHPNWPANYGAWYVSQVLDALTSNPDVWAKTALFITYDENDGFFDHVVPPFPPSSANQGLSTVATGADWFAGNASYAAGAYGLGQRVPMIVVSPWSKGGFTCSETFDHTSIIRFMERRFGVAEPNISPWRRAICGDLTSAFDFTTSDAAVAALPSVAAYAPKDRNRHPDYVPTPPATGTMPKQEAGSKPTRPLKYAPYVDGAANISTGKYALTFSAGAAAGGQFLVTSSNRTDGPWTYTTEAGKTIGDSWNTTYSKGVTDLTVHGPNGFLRRFRNPGKTAGPEVVARHNAATGNLDLTFTNPAGADAVLTVTNAYAGTPQAVTVRKGTTVNLTLSLAGCRNWYDVTITSNVTTDFVRRLAGHVETGAPGLSDPGLITY